In the genome of Candidatus Microbacterium phytovorans, one region contains:
- a CDS encoding sugar ABC transporter ATP-binding protein, whose amino-acid sequence MTTPRLAFDDVTVDFGVTRALDGVHLAFAPGEIVGLLGHNGAGKSTLVNVATGAVRATGGRMLVDGEQVSADTPRQAAELGITVIHQTPALVGNLTVLDNLYLGRDRTGRAKADRDAARAALVEVGGEDLTLDTMVSSLELGQRQVVDLARGLLHGAMKVLLLDEPTAALGQAETDALHGLIRRLAASGTTVIYVSHRLPDIIEVCDRVAILREGRVAGEHAVTGLTAGALATALVPDLEEAEHVAAVVGSPVLEITSPHPMTFRAGEVVGLFGVAAGEQFELLNALHGAGGVTAMLDGSPYRARTPLEAIRQGVHLVVADRDRDGLIAGLSARDNVYLPWRGRRVNGAKVAPTQRTRHDGYADARRRLGILGPGADSPISAFSGGNRQKHLLAAWLYPAAPKVLLLAQPTQGVDVGAKADIRRAVRQAAADGATVLVASAESDEIAGLCDRSYVLSGGGIAELDRTPDFDAALLQTLLDLIPTKGVLA is encoded by the coding sequence ATGACCACTCCCCGCCTCGCCTTCGACGACGTGACCGTCGACTTCGGCGTCACCCGCGCTCTCGACGGCGTCCACCTGGCGTTCGCCCCCGGTGAGATCGTCGGTCTCCTCGGCCACAACGGCGCGGGGAAGTCGACCCTCGTCAACGTCGCCACGGGCGCCGTGCGCGCGACGGGGGGCCGGATGCTGGTCGACGGCGAGCAGGTCTCCGCCGACACCCCGCGGCAGGCCGCCGAGCTCGGCATTACGGTGATCCACCAGACGCCCGCGCTCGTGGGCAACCTCACGGTGCTCGACAACCTCTACCTCGGCCGTGACCGCACGGGCCGCGCGAAGGCCGACCGGGATGCCGCGCGCGCTGCGCTGGTCGAGGTCGGCGGCGAGGATCTCACCCTCGACACGATGGTGTCGAGCCTCGAACTGGGGCAGCGTCAGGTGGTCGACCTCGCCCGCGGCCTGCTGCACGGCGCGATGAAGGTGCTCCTCCTCGACGAGCCGACGGCGGCGCTCGGCCAGGCCGAGACCGACGCGCTCCACGGCCTCATCCGCCGGCTGGCGGCATCGGGCACCACCGTGATCTACGTCTCCCACCGTCTCCCCGACATCATCGAGGTGTGCGACCGTGTCGCGATCCTCCGCGAAGGTCGCGTCGCGGGCGAACACGCCGTGACGGGCCTCACCGCCGGAGCCCTCGCCACCGCGCTCGTGCCCGACCTCGAGGAGGCCGAGCACGTCGCCGCCGTCGTCGGGTCGCCCGTGCTGGAGATCACCTCCCCGCATCCCATGACCTTCCGGGCCGGCGAGGTCGTCGGGCTCTTCGGCGTTGCGGCGGGGGAGCAGTTCGAACTGCTCAACGCCCTCCACGGCGCCGGCGGGGTGACGGCCATGCTCGACGGATCCCCCTACCGTGCCCGCACGCCTCTCGAAGCGATCCGCCAGGGCGTGCACCTCGTCGTCGCCGACCGCGACCGCGACGGCCTCATCGCGGGGCTGTCCGCGCGCGACAACGTCTACCTGCCGTGGCGCGGGCGTCGCGTGAACGGCGCGAAGGTCGCTCCCACGCAGCGCACCCGCCACGACGGCTACGCCGACGCGCGCCGACGCCTCGGCATCCTCGGTCCCGGCGCCGACTCGCCCATCTCCGCGTTCTCCGGCGGCAACCGGCAGAAGCACCTCCTCGCCGCGTGGCTGTACCCCGCGGCGCCGAAGGTGCTTCTGCTCGCGCAGCCCACCCAGGGCGTCGACGTCGGGGCGAAGGCCGACATCCGCCGCGCAGTGCGGCAGGCGGCGGCCGACGGGGCCACGGTGCTCGTCGCGAGCGCGGAGAGCGACGAGATCGCCGGCCTCTGCGACCGCAGCTACGTGCTCTCCGGCGGCGGCATCGCCGAACTGGACCGCACTCCCGACTTCGACGCGGCCCTGCTGCAGACCCTCCTCGACCTCATCCCCACGAAGGGCGTACTCGCATGA
- a CDS encoding sugar ABC transporter substrate-binding protein has translation MNSTVTKRILAAGVAIAALSLTACTTADAGTGEAPESKGAVAMGFAGADITIWNDQLEIMRPIVEAAGYEFLTDDPQWDVNRQVSSWQAWINRGDVKAIAGYPVTPDAMVPVTQQAEAAGIPVFGYLVGWEGTSGTTVVDSYDGGFELAANAATELQAAGADDDLTVVIVGSRDSDFSADAMDGLTEGFTSVMPDASIVEQTAITREDGYNITKAQMTADPESHVWLGASNDTILGVYQALIEEGVAEDDPNFYLASRDATNETLDLIKIENSIYRTSLVVPAQALAEANAKLLIDGAEGKETSDIVVPGVLVTAEDADDYYVG, from the coding sequence GTGAACAGCACTGTCACCAAGCGGATCCTGGCCGCCGGCGTCGCCATCGCCGCGCTGAGCCTGACCGCCTGCACCACCGCCGATGCCGGCACCGGCGAGGCCCCCGAGTCGAAGGGTGCCGTCGCGATGGGCTTCGCCGGCGCCGACATCACCATCTGGAACGACCAGCTGGAGATCATGCGTCCGATCGTGGAGGCGGCCGGCTACGAGTTCCTCACCGACGACCCGCAGTGGGACGTCAACCGCCAGGTCTCCAGCTGGCAGGCCTGGATCAACCGCGGCGACGTGAAGGCCATCGCCGGGTACCCCGTGACCCCGGATGCCATGGTGCCCGTCACCCAGCAGGCGGAGGCCGCCGGCATCCCCGTCTTCGGCTACCTCGTCGGCTGGGAAGGCACGTCGGGCACGACGGTCGTCGACTCCTACGACGGCGGCTTCGAACTGGCCGCCAACGCGGCCACCGAGCTGCAGGCCGCCGGTGCCGACGACGACCTCACCGTCGTGATCGTCGGGAGCCGCGACAGCGACTTCAGCGCCGACGCGATGGACGGCCTGACGGAGGGCTTCACGTCGGTGATGCCCGACGCGTCGATCGTCGAGCAGACCGCGATCACCCGGGAAGACGGCTACAACATCACGAAGGCACAGATGACGGCCGACCCCGAGAGCCACGTGTGGCTCGGCGCGTCGAACGACACGATCCTCGGCGTCTACCAGGCGCTCATCGAGGAGGGCGTGGCCGAGGACGACCCGAACTTCTACCTCGCCAGCCGCGACGCGACCAACGAGACGCTCGACCTCATCAAGATCGAGAACTCGATCTACCGCACCTCGCTCGTGGTGCCCGCCCAGGCGCTCGCCGAAGCCAACGCGAAGCTGCTCATCGACGGCGCCGAGGGCAAGGAGACGAGCGACATCGTCGTGCCGGGTGTGCTGGTGACCGCCGAGGATGCCGACGACTACTACGTCGGCTGA
- a CDS encoding ATP-binding cassette domain-containing protein, with protein sequence MDELTVTIENYSLRHGRRTIISDLNLTLTRGITALLGPNGAGKSTLLNGMAQPHRVRDGSLALSGRSVTASRVDQRWFHSRLGFMPQQWRHFPSFTVEESVAYVGWLKLVHRTALRDRVTRSLARVDLLGQRSELVARLSGGTRQRVGLAEALVNDPDLVLLDEPTVGLDPAQRAAFRRALASMRRDRALLLSTHLTDDVAAIADRVLVLAEGAIVFDGSPASLADASGKEGDFRARLEEGYLRVLAARAERLS encoded by the coding sequence GTGGATGAACTCACCGTCACCATCGAGAACTATTCGCTGCGGCACGGTCGCCGGACGATCATCTCTGACCTGAACCTGACGCTCACGCGCGGGATCACTGCTCTCCTCGGTCCGAACGGCGCGGGAAAGAGCACACTCTTGAACGGCATGGCTCAGCCGCACCGCGTCAGGGACGGCTCCCTCGCCCTTTCGGGCAGGAGCGTCACCGCATCGCGCGTTGACCAGCGTTGGTTTCACTCCCGATTGGGGTTCATGCCGCAGCAGTGGCGACACTTTCCGTCTTTTACCGTGGAGGAGAGCGTCGCGTATGTGGGTTGGCTGAAACTCGTGCACCGAACCGCTCTGAGGGATCGTGTGACGCGGTCGCTCGCGCGAGTAGATCTTCTCGGCCAGAGAAGCGAGCTCGTCGCTCGGCTCTCGGGGGGAACGCGTCAACGCGTGGGGTTGGCCGAGGCTCTGGTCAACGACCCCGATCTCGTCCTCCTCGACGAACCGACTGTCGGTCTGGACCCAGCCCAACGTGCGGCTTTCCGGCGCGCGTTGGCATCGATGCGCCGGGACCGGGCCCTTCTCCTCAGCACCCATCTCACGGACGATGTCGCCGCGATCGCTGATCGCGTCCTCGTCCTCGCAGAGGGCGCCATCGTTTTCGACGGATCGCCCGCCTCGCTTGCCGATGCCTCCGGTAAGGAAGGCGACTTCCGCGCACGTTTGGAAGAGGGCTACCTGCGTGTGCTTGCCGCGCGGGCCGAGCGGCTTTCGTGA